A genomic stretch from Chitinophaga lutea includes:
- a CDS encoding SusD/RagB family nutrient-binding outer membrane lipoprotein yields the protein MKKHLILVYTFTLAAAVGLVSCSDKKFAEINTDPNRPVDVPTTTILSVAQKLVLDNARGSAGNFRGSMLFAQYFSQNQYTTESRYDLPRSNSDTYWDNAYKALNNLEQIIRLNTDPATKTRVTANVGPNENQIAIARILKTYAFLSLTDAFGNIPYNSYGNPDPDFQALKVNPDVVKPKYASQEKIYTDLLKELKEAAAQIDVSAVTFGNYDGIYKGKPDLWKKFANSLRLRIAIRVRAKLPQLAETHIQEAIAGGLIGSNAENAALKYEAKAPNEAPLYRNTVTENRRDFSVSHILINVLKGTAGPFTAPDPRLRIYARPNSRGEYAGQPYGLHPSVASILKAEDISLPGTVVNAADYSEVLMEYAEVSFLLSEYKNWDQAEYIKGVRASLQKWGVDAAAENVYVAALPVASQETVLSQKYLALYMQGNEAWADIRRTGFPKFLVKPGDVVWPTAPVTDPEMKKFIPLAGNGIPSRVYYPQKEQTVNLENFQDAVAAQGNDKIETRLWWNK from the coding sequence ATGAAAAAACATCTCATTTTAGTATATACATTCACGTTAGCGGCCGCCGTGGGGCTTGTTTCCTGCAGCGACAAGAAGTTCGCCGAAATCAATACGGACCCGAACCGCCCTGTAGACGTGCCCACCACCACCATTTTATCGGTTGCACAGAAACTGGTGCTCGACAATGCGCGCGGCTCCGCCGGTAACTTCCGCGGCTCGATGCTGTTCGCACAATATTTTTCACAGAACCAGTACACCACCGAATCGCGCTACGACCTGCCGCGGAGCAATTCGGATACTTACTGGGACAATGCCTACAAGGCGCTCAACAACCTGGAGCAGATCATCCGGCTGAACACCGACCCGGCTACCAAAACCAGGGTAACCGCCAACGTGGGCCCGAACGAGAACCAGATCGCCATCGCCCGCATCCTGAAAACATATGCTTTCCTCTCGCTCACCGATGCGTTCGGGAACATTCCTTACAACTCCTACGGCAATCCCGACCCGGATTTCCAGGCGCTGAAGGTGAACCCCGATGTGGTGAAACCCAAATACGCCTCGCAGGAAAAAATTTATACCGACCTGCTGAAGGAACTGAAAGAAGCCGCTGCTCAAATTGACGTGAGCGCCGTTACTTTCGGCAACTACGACGGTATTTACAAAGGCAAGCCCGATTTATGGAAGAAGTTCGCCAACTCCCTGCGCCTGCGCATCGCCATCAGGGTACGCGCCAAACTGCCGCAGCTGGCTGAAACCCATATCCAGGAAGCGATTGCCGGCGGCCTCATCGGCAGCAACGCGGAAAACGCCGCGCTGAAATATGAAGCCAAAGCCCCGAACGAGGCGCCGCTGTATCGCAATACGGTGACCGAAAACCGCCGCGACTTTTCCGTATCGCACATCCTCATCAATGTGCTGAAAGGGACTGCCGGACCGTTTACCGCGCCCGACCCGCGCCTGCGCATTTACGCACGGCCTAACAGTCGCGGTGAATACGCAGGGCAGCCCTACGGCCTGCACCCGAGCGTAGCGTCCATCCTCAAAGCGGAAGACATCAGCCTGCCCGGCACCGTAGTGAACGCGGCCGATTACAGCGAAGTGCTGATGGAATATGCCGAAGTGAGTTTCCTCTTATCCGAATACAAAAACTGGGACCAGGCCGAATACATCAAAGGCGTACGCGCTTCTCTCCAGAAATGGGGAGTGGATGCCGCCGCTGAAAATGTCTATGTAGCCGCGTTGCCCGTAGCCAGCCAGGAAACCGTGCTGTCGCAGAAATACCTCGCCCTTTACATGCAGGGGAATGAGGCCTGGGCCGACATCCGCCGCACCGGCTTCCCGAAATTCCTCGTGAAACCGGGCGACGTGGTATGGCCCACTGCCCCCGTGACCGATCCCGAAATGAAGAAGTTCATCCCGCTGGCCGGCAACGGCATTCCTTCAAGGGTGTATTACCCGCAGAAGGAGCAGACCGTTAACCTTGAAAACTTCCAGGATGCGGTAGCTGCACAGGGGAACGACAAGATCGAGACGAGGCTGTGGTGGAATAAATAG
- a CDS encoding SusC/RagA family TonB-linked outer membrane protein, translating into MYKLTLLLLLANLTTYAQNRKITGKVTAESGQPLPGVTVFIKGTATGTVTSAEGNYTLAVPDSATLLTFAFIGMETRSVDINGQTSINVVLLPADKQLQEVVVTALGISRSKKALGYSVQEVKSAELQTRPTNALGALSGKVAGLQVVSSGGNMGGSSRVLLRGINSISGNNQPLFVIDGITIDNADLNTKSTVNGSAGKDVGNMIQDLNPDDIESINVLKGPAAAALYGTRAANGVIVITTKKGRAGKGLDVTVNSGIEFEKIVRLPERQKLYGGGKSNTFQEAVINGQTYKIVDYGMDESWGPKLDGTPVLHWYNLDPEYTDTYLKPEPWAYPKHDVTSFFRTGIASTNNVSISGGGENQTFRLSYTNRTVRGTVPNSSLHRNTINFSGSSRFSRFLATANFNYVKNQSTGRPWTGASNRNIMLEAFQWGQTQIDYDKLREYKRPDGTPRAWNRNSWENTTIGRSTKYIDNPYWSAYESYLKENRDRFYGNVGLAYDVNNWLQLSTKVNADLYNYQQQDRIAVYSRSQSNYSEYANNFSEFNYEFLANANKRWSNISLTAYAGGNVMNQKRRVSNAITQGGLIIPGYYNLKNAGSVLNESNFYHKSIYSLFGSVSLGYKNFWFVDGTIRNDWSSTLPLDKNSFAYPSVSSSLILSELAPFKESSWLNLLKLRLSWAQVGNDTDPYQLQQAYEASQAFNGNPGYKLPSVLANKDLKPEITSSTEAGVSLRAFSNRIGLDVTLYNNNSRNQIINIPVSTAFGYESKYINAGKINNRGIEVSLNGTPVQTQDFTWDVTLNWSANRNKVVELNEGVTTFPLTDPTGSLVTLVAREGEPYGQLMGYDFVYAPDGQKVINANGAYARTEQLIPIGSVLPNWQFGIQQHFTYKRFDAGFLVDGRVGGKFFSQTYKVGMQTGMLKPTAENGIRENGLVLGGVNGTVVYNADGTYTVSNVKENTTRISAYDWAYGFSTGPTSQSILDATFVKLREVTAGYTIPFSKTSTVRQVRVSAYGRNLWNIYTASKYIDPELTNSGGNIQGVEGGNLPIPATFGLNVQVKF; encoded by the coding sequence TTGTACAAACTAACCCTGCTTTTGCTGCTGGCCAACCTGACTACATATGCGCAAAACAGGAAAATTACCGGCAAAGTGACTGCCGAAAGCGGACAACCACTACCAGGCGTTACTGTCTTCATCAAAGGAACCGCCACCGGTACCGTTACCTCCGCAGAGGGCAACTACACCCTCGCCGTACCGGATTCCGCCACACTGCTCACCTTTGCATTCATCGGGATGGAAACCAGATCGGTAGACATCAACGGGCAGACCTCCATCAACGTGGTGCTGCTGCCTGCCGATAAACAACTGCAGGAAGTGGTCGTAACGGCCCTCGGCATTTCCCGCAGCAAAAAAGCGCTGGGTTATTCGGTGCAGGAAGTGAAAAGCGCCGAACTGCAAACCCGGCCCACCAACGCTTTGGGCGCCCTTTCCGGCAAAGTGGCCGGCCTCCAGGTGGTTTCATCGGGCGGTAACATGGGTGGCTCCAGCAGGGTGCTGCTGCGCGGCATCAACTCCATCTCCGGCAACAACCAGCCGCTGTTCGTGATCGACGGGATTACGATCGACAACGCGGACCTCAATACCAAAAGCACCGTAAACGGTTCTGCCGGTAAGGATGTAGGCAATATGATCCAGGACCTGAACCCGGACGATATTGAAAGCATCAACGTACTGAAAGGGCCCGCCGCCGCCGCATTGTACGGCACGCGCGCCGCCAACGGCGTGATCGTGATCACCACTAAAAAAGGCCGCGCCGGCAAAGGGCTCGACGTGACCGTGAACTCCGGCATCGAGTTTGAAAAGATCGTGCGCCTCCCCGAACGCCAGAAACTCTACGGCGGCGGTAAAAGCAACACATTCCAGGAAGCGGTGATCAACGGGCAGACCTATAAGATCGTCGACTACGGCATGGACGAAAGCTGGGGCCCGAAACTCGACGGCACGCCGGTACTGCACTGGTACAACCTCGATCCGGAATATACCGACACCTATCTGAAACCGGAGCCCTGGGCATATCCCAAACACGATGTGACCTCGTTCTTCCGCACGGGCATCGCCTCCACCAACAACGTATCCATCAGCGGCGGCGGTGAAAACCAGACCTTCCGCCTTTCTTATACCAACAGAACGGTGCGCGGCACGGTGCCCAATTCCAGCCTGCACCGCAACACCATCAACTTCTCCGGCTCTTCCCGTTTTTCACGCTTCCTGGCCACGGCCAACTTCAACTACGTGAAAAACCAGAGCACCGGCCGTCCCTGGACGGGCGCATCCAACCGTAACATCATGCTCGAAGCCTTCCAGTGGGGCCAAACGCAGATCGATTACGACAAACTGCGCGAGTATAAACGCCCCGACGGTACGCCCCGCGCCTGGAACAGGAACAGCTGGGAAAACACCACCATCGGGCGCAGCACCAAGTACATCGACAACCCGTACTGGTCTGCCTACGAAAGTTATCTCAAAGAAAACCGCGACCGCTTTTACGGGAATGTGGGCCTGGCATACGACGTGAACAACTGGCTGCAACTGAGCACCAAAGTGAACGCCGACCTGTACAACTATCAGCAGCAGGACAGGATTGCGGTGTATTCCCGCAGCCAGAGCAACTACTCCGAGTACGCCAATAACTTCAGCGAGTTCAACTACGAGTTCCTGGCCAACGCCAATAAACGCTGGAGCAACATTTCGCTGACGGCTTACGCAGGCGGTAACGTGATGAACCAGAAACGCCGTGTGTCCAACGCCATCACGCAGGGCGGTCTGATCATTCCCGGTTATTACAACCTGAAAAACGCCGGCAGCGTGCTGAACGAATCCAACTTCTATCACAAGAGCATTTACTCCCTGTTCGGGAGCGTGTCGCTGGGGTATAAAAACTTCTGGTTTGTGGACGGTACCATCCGTAACGACTGGAGCAGCACCCTGCCGCTCGATAAAAATTCATTCGCCTATCCTTCCGTATCGTCCAGCCTGATTTTGTCCGAGCTGGCGCCGTTCAAGGAAAGCAGCTGGCTGAACCTGCTGAAGCTCCGGCTGAGCTGGGCGCAGGTGGGTAACGATACCGACCCGTACCAGCTGCAACAGGCCTATGAAGCCAGCCAGGCATTCAACGGCAACCCCGGTTACAAACTGCCTTCCGTGCTGGCCAACAAAGACCTGAAACCGGAGATCACCAGCTCCACTGAAGCCGGTGTAAGCCTGCGCGCTTTCTCCAACAGGATTGGCCTCGACGTGACGCTGTATAACAACAACAGCCGCAACCAGATCATCAACATCCCGGTGTCGACCGCCTTTGGGTATGAATCCAAATACATCAACGCCGGCAAGATCAACAACCGCGGTATCGAAGTAAGCCTGAACGGCACGCCGGTACAGACGCAGGACTTCACCTGGGACGTGACCCTCAACTGGTCCGCCAACCGTAACAAAGTGGTGGAACTGAACGAAGGCGTTACCACCTTCCCGCTGACGGACCCCACCGGTTCGCTCGTAACCCTGGTGGCCCGCGAAGGAGAGCCTTACGGCCAGCTGATGGGCTATGATTTTGTATATGCTCCCGACGGACAGAAAGTGATCAACGCCAACGGCGCCTACGCCCGCACGGAGCAGCTGATACCCATCGGCAGCGTGTTGCCCAACTGGCAGTTCGGCATCCAGCAGCATTTCACTTATAAAAGATTCGACGCCGGGTTCCTGGTAGACGGTCGCGTGGGTGGTAAATTCTTCTCCCAGACCTATAAAGTAGGGATGCAGACCGGTATGCTGAAACCCACCGCCGAAAACGGCATCCGCGAAAACGGCCTCGTGCTGGGCGGCGTGAACGGCACCGTGGTGTACAATGCGGACGGTACTTACACCGTGAGCAACGTGAAAGAAAACACCACCCGCATTTCCGCATACGACTGGGCATACGGCTTCTCGACGGGCCCCACTTCCCAGAGCATCCTCGATGCCACATTCGTGAAACTGCGGGAAGTGACCGCCGGTTACACCATTCCTTTCAGTAAGACTTCGACGGTGCGCCAGGTAAGGGTATCCGCTTACGGCAGGAACCTCTGGAACATTTATACCGCCAGCAAATACATCGATCCGGAGCTGACCAACAGCGGCGGCAACATCCAGGGCGTGGAAGGTGGTAACCTGCCTATCCCGGCTACTTTTGGTTTGAACGTACAGGTGAAATTCTGA